The genomic stretch TAGAGCCTAAAGAACTATTACTTCAAGATGAAGAAAATAGAGGAAATATCTCAAGATCAGATTTGATAGGGTCTAAGAATATTCTAGTTACAGAACTTGACCCATGGATTTGGGACCTTGACCGTTCAAAAGAGCTTCTATTAGAGCATCTGTCTGCAAAAACCCTTGAGCCCTTTGGGCTTGAAGAACACCCTGACTCTATCACTGCATCAGGAGCTTTGATCCAGTATTTAAAAGACACTCAGATGGATGAGATGCCTCCCTTAGATGAGCCTCAATATTATGAGAAGTCTGATTATTTATTAATTGATGAATCAACTAAAACAAATTTAGAGCTCCTAAACACAATTAGGGGTGAGAGTGAACACGGAACTCTGTTTTGGGTTCTCGATGAGACCATGACTGCTATGGGAGCCAGGATGCTTAAGTTCTGGATAGCAAACCCGCTTATAAATAAGAAGAATATAGAAGAAAGGTTAGATAGCGTCACTGAATTTAGATCTGACCCCAGATTAAAAACTGACATTAGATTGGTGCTTAAGGACATAAGCGATATTGAACGACTGATTGGAAGAATCTCAACCACCCAAGGAAGGCCAAGAGATTTAGGTTCTCTTAGAGACTCTTCCTCCTATATAAAAGAGATAAAAGAAAAGCTGGAGAGCTCTGAAGCAAAAACACTTAAGGGAATCTCCAAGGATATCGATGGGCTTGAAGATCTAAAAGAGCTCCTCCAAAATACTCTCGTAGACGAGCCGCCTGTTTCATCCAGAGAGGGCGGGATAATTAAAGAAGGTGTGAATGCAGAGCTAGATGAGCTCAGGTCCATAAGGCGGGACGGTAAAAAATGGATTGCAGAGCTTGAGGGAAGAGAAAAAGAGGCAACCGGTATTACTTCTCTAAAAATTGGCTATAACAAAGTGTTTGGTTACTACATTGAGGTTACTAAAACTCACTTAGACTCAGTTCC from Thermodesulfobacteriota bacterium encodes the following:
- the mutS gene encoding DNA mismatch repair protein MutS, with the protein product MSEQTPMLKQYVSIKKEYPDSILFFRLGDFYEMFYDDAKVASKVLGIALTSRNKSGKNPVPLCGVPFHSAEPYLAKLLKEGHKVAVCEQVEDPKTSKGVVKRKVVRVLTPGAIIDTEKLDSKSNNYLASVYVNNHSYGFSYTDISTGTFRTTSFSSLDALLDELSQIEPKELLLQDEENRGNISRSDLIGSKNILVTELDPWIWDLDRSKELLLEHLSAKTLEPFGLEEHPDSITASGALIQYLKDTQMDEMPPLDEPQYYEKSDYLLIDESTKTNLELLNTIRGESEHGTLFWVLDETMTAMGARMLKFWIANPLINKKNIEERLDSVTEFRSDPRLKTDIRLVLKDISDIERLIGRISTTQGRPRDLGSLRDSSSYIKEIKEKLESSEAKTLKGISKDIDGLEDLKELLQNTLVDEPPVSSREGGIIKEGVNAELDELRSIRRDGKKWIAELEGREKEATGITSLKIGYNKVFGYYIEVTKTHLDSVPEHYIRKQTLVNAERYITQELKDYEEKLLGAEDKILDIEKELFEEVRVKVALHSDRVRKTASLIARIDVLSSLCEAAEKYDYVRP